The following nucleotide sequence is from Gracilimonas sp..
CAGCTTTCCCAATCATTGTGGGTTCTTACGCGTTGCAACAACTCGTAATATTTTGGCTTATTTTGTACGATATACCTGCTTAGATACAGTACCGGAATATCCAGCAATCCTTTTTGAACTAGGTACAGCATGTTGATAATCCGTCCTGTTCTCCCATTCCCATCATAGAACGGATGGATGCTTTCAAACTGAACATGAATGATGGCCATTTTAATAAGCGGATGAACAGGAGAGAGCTCATCGTTATTGATGTATTGCTCCAGATTATTGAGGGCTTTTAGGATAACCTCTTTGTGTTGAGGCGGAATAAATACCACTTCTCCGGTAGCAGGATTCGTTAGTTTTGTCCCGGGTAAAGCCCGTACGCCCGCATCGTTATCTTCCAGGGTTTCCTGAATGGCAATGATATCGTTAATTCGTATAAGTCCACCTTTTTGAATACGGTCAAAGCCTTCTTTTAGGGCAACGGCGTATCTCTGTACCTCCTTTGTAGTTTGATCTATTCTCTTCTCTTTTTCTACATCGGCTTTGTAAAGGGCATCGCTGGTGGTAACAATGTTCTCAATTTCGGAGGAATCTCTTGCCTCCTGAATGGGCAGCGTATTAAGCAGAATAGCCTGATTCGGAATGGTTTGAGAAATCCCCTTTAACTCAGATAAATACTGCTGAGCTTCCAGCGCTTTTTTGAGCACTTCAGGCGTTTCCACATTCACATTGGGAGGAAGCGGGCTCCATTCCCATTCTTTTGGTTCGGATGTCATAACATTTTGGTTAATTCTTTACACATATAAGAGTATATGTAAAAAATATCCGAATTTCTTTACATATAATGGAAACGTGTAAAGAAAACAGTGATTATTTATAGTATCGTCATCGCGAGGAGAAATGAATGCTTACAGTCGAGTTATATTGTAATCCGACGACGCGATCTCACTGAACTATTTGGGATCTCGCTATCGGGAGATTGCTTCGTTGAACTATATCCCAATCCTGCATTAAGCATTTCGGGCGCCTCGCAATGACGGGTTTCTATTTTAATCCCGGTAAATCACCCAATCCCGAAAATCATAGTTCAAATACCCGGTCATCGCGAGGAGTATCGGTGTTTTCACTCGGCCACCATTTTCTTCCGACGAAGCGACCTCCCTGCATTACTTGAGATCTCGCTATCGGGAGATTGCTTCGTTGAACTACATCCCAAACCTGCATTAAGCATCACGGCGCCTCGCAATGACGGGTTTTTATTTTTTAATCCCGGTAATCCCCCAATCCTGAAAATCATGGTTCAAATACCCGGTCATCGCGAGGAGTATCGGTGCTTGCACTCGGCCACCATTTTCTTCCGACGAAGCGATCTCCCTGAACTACTTGGGAGGCTGCTATCGGGAGATTGCTTCGTTGAACTACATCCCAAACCTGCATTAAGCATCACGGCGCCTCGCAATGACGGGTTTTTATTTTAATCCAGGTAATCCCCCAATCCCGAAAATCATGGTTCCAATACCCGGTCATCGCGAGGAGTATCGGTGTTTGAACTAAAGCAATTTGTCTTCCGACGAAGCGATCTCCCTGCATTACTTGGGATATCGCTATCGGGAGATTGCTTCGTTGAACTATATCCCAATCCTGCATTATGCATCACGGCGCCTCGCAATGACGGGTTTTTATTTTAATCCCGGTAATCCCCCAATCCCGAAAATCATGGTTCAAATACCCGGTCATCGCGAGGAGTATCGGTGTTTGAACTAAAGCAATTTGTCTTCCGACGACGCGATCTCCCTGCATTACTTGGGATCTCGCTATCGGGAGATTGCTTCGTTGAACTATATCCCAATCCTGCATTATGCATCACGGCGCCTCGCAATGACAGGTTTCTATTTTAATCCCGGTAAATCCCCCAATCCTGAAAATCATGGTTCAAATACCCGGTCATCGCGAGGAGTATCGGTGCTTGCACTCGGCCACCATTTTCTTCCGACGAAGCGATCTCCCTGCATTACTTGAGATCTCGCTATCGGGAGATTGCTTCGTTGTTCTGCATCCCAATCCTGCATTATGCATCACGGCGCCTCGCAATGACGGGTTTTTATTTTAATCCCGGTAAATCACCCAAACGCCCCCTGCACCAACGACGAAAACAACTCTTCTGATTTTTTTAAAATGAGCTTGTTTTCTGCTCTTTCTTTCATAATGCTTTCTGAAATATTTAAAAACTTATCCTGCATCTCAATGGGAGGTAATATAATTTCATAATCCTTTACCATACCGACATTTAAGTTCGGCTGATTCCCGCCTCTCCCCATTTCTCTTAGTTCATCATATTGAAGCTTTAGGTAATTGAATAAAAAGTCCGGTTTAAATTTTTCAGATGGATAAATAGCCGCACAAGCTTGGTTAGTTGTTGCTTCCAGCTTTAACATGCCAACATTCCCTCTTGTCTTACCTTGTCCATACATAGCTACCAAAATTGTATCCTTTGGATATAACTTACAGCTGGACTCTTTTAAGCCTAATTCAGTAATAGTTTCTTCAGATTCATAAATATATCTTCCGCTAACTTCTGTTGTTTTAACCCATGGAATTTTCCCACCAAAATACTCCGGTTTTTTTCTTGAAGGAGTGCTGCCAGAATTTATCTTCGTTAGTTCTTTCAACTTTACTTTATCCCACCCTTTCGGATTGGTAACCGGATCCCCAAACATCTCCAAAAACACGCTTTGGATGAGTTCGTCGTATTTGGCGAGCATTTCCCTGTCTATGTCGATGAGCCGCTGCGCCCGGTCCAGCTTCTCCACAATGGCTTTCTGCTCGGTAAGGCTGGGCAGGGGGATTTTTACCTTATCAAGATATCTTTTGAGTTGTAAATTTCGGATACCTGTAGTTTTATTTTGAAATAACTCACTTCCGC
It contains:
- a CDS encoding Fic family protein, with protein sequence MTSEPKEWEWSPLPPNVNVETPEVLKKALEAQQYLSELKGISQTIPNQAILLNTLPIQEARDSSEIENIVTTSDALYKADVEKEKRIDQTTKEVQRYAVALKEGFDRIQKGGLIRINDIIAIQETLEDNDAGVRALPGTKLTNPATGEVVFIPPQHKEVILKALNNLEQYINNDELSPVHPLIKMAIIHVQFESIHPFYDGNGRTGRIINMLYLVQKGLLDIPVLYLSRYIVQNKPKYYELLQRVRTHNDWESWILYLLEGVKQTSIGTIEDITQIREEMLRAKHEIRKQFSFYSQDLINHIFRHPYTKINHLKDDLRVSRPTATKYLDELSEANFLKKVKQGRDNYYINNNLLEILVDNK
- a CDS encoding restriction endonuclease subunit S, coding for MKRVSISKIVEKPVSGEWGNEAESESDGIPVIRNTNFSDDGRIDLHDVAFREIPDRKIEKKRLKPGDIIIEKSGGSKNQPVGRVVYFDIDDGENYLFSNFTSAIRPKKEVEPKYVHYGLLHSYIRGGSELFQNKTTGIRNLQLKRYLDKVKIPLPSLTEQKAIVEKLDRAQRLIDIDREMLAKYDELIQSVFLEMFGDPVTNPKGWDKVKLKELTKINSGSTPSRKKPEYFGGKIPWVKTTEVSGRYIYESEETITELGLKESSCKLYPKDTILVAMYGQGKTRGNVGMLKLEATTNQACAAIYPSEKFKPDFLFNYLKLQYDELREMGRGGNQPNLNVGMVKDYEIILPPIEMQDKFLNISESIMKERAENKLILKKSEELFSSLVQGAFG